The window CTCACGCGTCCCAATATCGGACTGCGCCTCAACTACTATCCGCCCCTCGGGCCGGGAGAGAGCGAGAGCGGCGGCGGCCGGCTGCTCGGCCACGAGGACGTCGGCATGTTCACCTTCCTGCCCGCGCCGCGCGTGGAAGGCCTGCAGGTGCTCGACCGGCGCAGCATGAAGTGGGTGCGGCTCCAGGCACCGCGCGGCAGCTTGATCCTGAACACGGGCGATTACGTCCAGCGCATCAGCAACGACATCCTGCCGTCCACGACCCATCGGGTCGGTAGGCCGCGCACTCCCGCGCTGCTGTCCCGGCCGCGAGTTTCCTTCCCCATGAACGTCTACGTGTGGGAAGAAGCCATCCTGTCGGTGCTGCCGGGACTGCCGGCGCCGCGCTACGCGCCCATCTCGGCGCTCGAGTTCCACACCCGCAGCACCAGCAAGTTCTACGGCGACGATTACGCGGTCACGGAATGACAGCGCCCCCCACCGGGCGCTTGCGGCGCGACCTGGGACGGCTGGAGTCCTACGCGTTGCTCCTCGGCATCCTCGTCGGTGCCGGCATCTTCAGGGTCACGAGCGACGCCTGGGCGCTGACCGGTCCGAGCGTGGTCCTCGGCTATCTCGTGCTCGCGCCGGTCGTGCTCGCTACTTCCATACCTTACGCGGTCTTCCTCTCCACGCCGCTCGGCCTCACGGCGGGGGGCGAGTACACCCACATCACGCGCACCTTCGGTAGCCCGGGCCTGGCCTTCGTCGTCGCCTGGCTCAAGATCATCGCCTACATCGGCGCGCTCGCCTACCTGGCGCAAACCTTTGCCGACTACGTCCTGCACGGCCTCTCGCCGATCGGCGGCGCGCCGCTCCTCGTCGCCCTGTCGGTGCTGGCGTTCTTCTTGTTCATTCACGCTCGCGGAGTCCGCTGGTTCGGCACCCTGCAAGTGCTCATGTGCCTCGTCTTGGGGGTCTCGATCCTCGTCCTCGTCGTGCCAGGATGCTTCGCCATCGTGCCCGCGAATTACAGCCCCTTCTTCACGGCTGGTGTCTCGGGCTTCCTCGCCGCGCTGGCGCCGCTGTTCTTCGCCTACGCCGGCTTCGAGTCGCTGGCGCAGGCGGCCGGCGAGGTCCGCGACAGCACGCGGCACCTACCGGGCGTCTTCCTGCGCGGCCTGCTGGCGACGACGGTCGTCTTCGCCTCCATGTCGGCGGTCGCCTTCGGTGTGCTGCCCGGGGAGAGCCTGCGCGGCAGCACCGCCCCCATGGCCGACGTGGCCCGCGTCTACCTGCCGCGCGCCGGCAGCGTCGTCGTCGTCCTCGGCGCGCTCATGGCGATCACGACGTCGATCAACGCGACGATGCTGGTGCCGTCGCGCCTGGCGCTCATGCTGGCCGCCGATGGCCTGGCGCCGGCCTGGCTCGGTCAGGTGCACCCCCGCTACGGCACGCCGCGGCGCGGACTCCTTCTCACCTTCGCGCTCGCTTCGCTCCTGCTCGCCAGCGGCCAGCTCTCGGTGGCGCTCCACATCGCCGTTCTGGCGATGGTGCTCCTGTACCTCTTGCACAGCCTGGCTCTTCTGGCGCTGCCGCGGCGCGACCCGGTGCTCTTCGCCAGCCGCACGGTGCGGATCCCGGTGTGG of the Candidatus Krumholzibacteriia bacterium genome contains:
- a CDS encoding APC family permease; its protein translation is MTAPPTGRLRRDLGRLESYALLLGILVGAGIFRVTSDAWALTGPSVVLGYLVLAPVVLATSIPYAVFLSTPLGLTAGGEYTHITRTFGSPGLAFVVAWLKIIAYIGALAYLAQTFADYVLHGLSPIGGAPLLVALSVLAFFLFIHARGVRWFGTLQVLMCLVLGVSILVLVVPGCFAIVPANYSPFFTAGVSGFLAALAPLFFAYAGFESLAQAAGEVRDSTRHLPGVFLRGLLATTVVFASMSAVAFGVLPGESLRGSTAPMADVARVYLPRAGSVVVVLGALMAITTSINATMLVPSRLALMLAADGLAPAWLGQVHPRYGTPRRGLLLTFALASLLLASGQLSVALHIAVLAMVLLYLLHSLALLALPRRDPVLFASRTVRIPVWLQRGAALLSVLAMTGLVLVIVVRDVRALRAETLQARLAGGRLTSLELLCGWSAAGLALHTVVRRRRAP